TATCTTTAATAGAACTTCCACGATTTAACGAGATAATTTGTCGGCGTATCAAAAATTCTCGTAAGGGTTTTATTTTAATATATATAAATATTTTTGATGATGCTCTAGCAAATTTGACGAATTCTAATATTGTAAAAAATGACAGATAAAAAAAATACTATGAAAGATAATACTACGAAAGATGAAAGCAAAGTTGAAGCAAATATTACATTTGATAAATTTGATTTAAGTGATAATATACTTAAAACTATTGAAAAGAAAGGATTTAAAATTCCTAGTGAAATTCAAGCAAAAGTTATTCCTTTAATGCTTGAGAATACTCATGATATTATTGGTGTTGCCCAAACAGGTACAGGTAAAACTGCAGCTTTCGGATTACCAATTATTGAAATGATTGAAGAAAATAACAAAACGCCAAAAGCAATTGTTATAGCGCCAACAAGAGAACTTGCAATTCAAGTTTGTGATGAAATGAGTTCATATATTGGTTCAAAGAGATTAAGATTACTTACTGTTTATGGTGGAACATCTATATCAACTCAAATTAGAGAATTATCTAGAGGTATTGATATTGTTGTTGGAACTCCAGGAAGAATCTTAGATTTAATTAATAGAGAAAAATTAGACTTAGCTAAGGTTGAATACTTTGTTTTAGATGAAGCAGATGAAATGCTTAAAATGGGTTTCATTGAAGATATTGAAATGATTTTAAGTGGAGCTACTAATAAATTTAGAAAGACTTTACTTTTCTCAGCAACAATGCCTGATAGAATTAAGAAACTTACTAAGAAGTATATGAAAAATCAAATTATTGTTGAAGCTAAAAGGTCAAAAGAAAATAATAAATTGATTGATCAAATATTCTATGTTGCAAAACAGTCTGAAAAAACAAATGCAGTTGCAAGAATTATTGAATCTCAAAATTTCTTTTATGGAATTATTTTCTGTAAGACTAAGGCTGATGTTGATGATTTGACACAAGTTTTAAAGAAAGCAGGACATGATGCAGATTGTATTCATGGAGATATTATTCAATCTAAAAGAGAGAGAATCCTAGGTAAGTTTAGAGACTTGAAATTAAATATTTTAGTTGCTACTGATGTTGCTGCTAGAGGTATTGATGTTAATAATTTAACACATGTAATTAATTATAGTTTACCTAAAGAACTTGAGATTTATACTCATAGAATTGGAAGAACTGGAAGAGCAGGTAATAAAGGTATTGCAATTTCATTAGTTACTCCTAGAGAAATTTCAATTATTAATCAAATTGAGAGAATTACTAAATCAAAGATTAGAAAAGAACTTTTACCTTCTAATAGAGATGTTGAATCTGCTAAAACTAAAAAAGTTCAAGGAGATTTAGGATTAGTTATTTCTTCAAATAAACATGAATCAAATTTAGTGTTAAGTGAAGAACTTCTTGCAGAATATGATGCAAAAGATCTTGTTGCCGCTTTATTGTACAAAGTTCAAGGTAGTGGTGCTGTTAAGTCATCTTCAGATGATACTAGATCTAGTTCTCCTAGAAGAGAAAGAGGAGATTCAAGAAGTTCACGAGGAGATTCAAGAGATTCTTATAATGATAGATCAGCTCCTAGAGGAGCTAGAGGAATTAAAGTTAGAGGTGACCAAATTAGACTTTTTGTTGCTAAAGGACAAAGAGATGGTTTTAATAGTAGAAGTCTTCTTAATTTCATTGAGAAAGAGGCTAATACAGGAGAACTTAAAGGAAATGATATTAAAGTTTGTGAGAATTTCTCATTTGTTACTCTAAAAGCTAAAGATGCTGAAGATGTTTTGAAAGCATTTGAAGATAAAGGTGGAAGAAGACCAGTTATTGAAGTAGCTTCCAATTAATTTTTTTTATTTTATTTATTCTAAAGAAATATGATAGATTCTTGTTTTAGTTGTTCCAAATATTGTTTCAATTGATTCACCTTCTAAATAGTTTAAATTCATTACTTTAGAGATTTTATCTAAATCATTTCTAGTATTCTCAGAAAGTGTTATTATTCCCATAGTTGTAGAATTAAGTAATTTCTTAGAAAAATCATAACCTCTTTTCTTTGGATTTAAATACTGAGAATCTACTTCTAGTGGACTTTGATATTCTCTACTCATAGAATTTGCAGAAATCATTATTTGTTCATCATCCAACACAAAAAATATTTTCTCACCTATTAATTCATTTTTATTTATTTCGAAAATTAATTTATCTAATGCTTCTTTTGCAAATATGTTTGATAGATTATCAAAAGAATGTTTTAAATTATTTTCATACATAGTAGAATTATTATAATTCTCTTTATAAATATTACTCATGAGTAATAAATATAAATTATTTTGAAATAAATTTGTTACTCAGGAGACTTTCAAGTTATATTTATAACTGACAAAAAATCATATTCAATAGAAATGAAAAAAAAGATTGTTGATGATAAAGCTGATAAAACTGAAGAACAAAGGAAAAATGAGATTTTTGTTAAAGGTATGCTTGAGAGAATGAATAATAAAAAATATATTTAATTATTATTAAAATGAGTCATACTAAACGAGAAAATATTAAAATTGGTTTAAGTGTAGGAGTTATTCTAAAGAAAGACCAAAAGTCTGGAAAAGTAACATATGGAGTAGTTAAGAGACTTCTTACTAATTCTGCAGTTCATCATAGAGGAATTAAGGTACAACTTGAAGATGGTCAAGTTGGAAGAGTTATAGAAATTAAAAAATAAGTATTTTTTAAAATAAATTCTTGGTATCATATGAATATTTCATTTATAGATGTTGTAAACTTAAAGAGTTCACAAAGTCAAAAAATCGTAGATTTTTAAGCTGCTCAATAATTTATAAAATAAATTTTTGGCATCGTATGAATGTTTCATTCATAGATGTTGTGAGTTATTAAAACTCACAAAGTCAAGAAATTTAATCTCTAAGCCGTTGTGAACTTAAAGAGTTCACAAAGTTTTAAAAGCTGTATAATATAATATATTATTACATGGCTGGATTTGATAAAACTTTAGATAAAGAATTATTTGGTGAAGAAGCAAAATTTGATGCTACTAAAATTAAAGTATCAATTATGTCCTATAATGAAGGAAGAACAAAATTACAACTTTCAAGAGAAAACTTAGATGTTGATTCTGGAGATTGGAGATTTTCTAAATTAGGTAGATTAACTAAAGAAGAGGCTGAAGCAGTTTTACCTCTTTTTGAAAAAGCTATTAGTAGTATGTAATTATTACTAAATCTTTTTTTAAT
The genomic region above belongs to Candidatus Woesearchaeota archaeon and contains:
- a CDS encoding DEAD/DEAH box helicase, which gives rise to MTDKKNTMKDNTTKDESKVEANITFDKFDLSDNILKTIEKKGFKIPSEIQAKVIPLMLENTHDIIGVAQTGTGKTAAFGLPIIEMIEENNKTPKAIVIAPTRELAIQVCDEMSSYIGSKRLRLLTVYGGTSISTQIRELSRGIDIVVGTPGRILDLINREKLDLAKVEYFVLDEADEMLKMGFIEDIEMILSGATNKFRKTLLFSATMPDRIKKLTKKYMKNQIIVEAKRSKENNKLIDQIFYVAKQSEKTNAVARIIESQNFFYGIIFCKTKADVDDLTQVLKKAGHDADCIHGDIIQSKRERILGKFRDLKLNILVATDVAARGIDVNNLTHVINYSLPKELEIYTHRIGRTGRAGNKGIAISLVTPREISIINQIERITKSKIRKELLPSNRDVESAKTKKVQGDLGLVISSNKHESNLVLSEELLAEYDAKDLVAALLYKVQGSGAVKSSSDDTRSSSPRRERGDSRSSRGDSRDSYNDRSAPRGARGIKVRGDQIRLFVAKGQRDGFNSRSLLNFIEKEANTGELKGNDIKVCENFSFVTLKAKDAEDVLKAFEDKGGRRPVIEVASN
- a CDS encoding YwbE family protein, whose translation is MSHTKRENIKIGLSVGVILKKDQKSGKVTYGVVKRLLTNSAVHHRGIKVQLEDGQVGRVIEIKK